One stretch of Bremerella cremea DNA includes these proteins:
- a CDS encoding PfkB family carbohydrate kinase, protein MSHDKSKRSPLILGEVLFDCFPDGKQVLGGAPFNVAWNLQGMGFEPLMVSAIGDDAEGEKVLAAMSTWGMRQDQIQTFAEKPTGAVEVTIQNNEPNFDILKDRAWDFIQPPSIDDYQSFSYLYYGSLAYRSEQTAATIRRVIAESQLPRFVDLNIRPPWFQEDWVSTLVDGAEWLKLNHDELQKLTGISCDSRENVRQAVEKFRNVHKVANFCITSGSKGAYLATADGDGIEIAVTKPDPLVDTVGAGDAFASVLLAGLIEGRPLRQVGEAASRFAGKVCQNNGATCRDKSFYENVF, encoded by the coding sequence GTGTCGCACGACAAATCCAAACGTTCTCCGTTGATTCTCGGTGAAGTCCTCTTCGATTGTTTTCCTGATGGAAAGCAGGTTCTTGGCGGCGCGCCGTTTAACGTGGCTTGGAATCTGCAAGGAATGGGATTCGAGCCGTTGATGGTCTCCGCAATAGGTGACGATGCCGAAGGCGAAAAAGTCCTCGCGGCGATGTCCACATGGGGCATGCGGCAAGATCAGATCCAAACGTTTGCTGAGAAGCCAACCGGCGCCGTCGAGGTTACGATTCAGAATAATGAACCGAACTTCGATATCTTAAAAGATCGTGCCTGGGATTTCATTCAGCCCCCCTCGATCGACGATTACCAGTCGTTCTCGTATTTGTATTACGGCAGTCTGGCTTACCGGAGTGAGCAAACGGCAGCAACCATTCGCCGAGTAATCGCGGAAAGCCAATTGCCTCGTTTTGTCGATCTGAATATCCGGCCACCCTGGTTTCAGGAAGACTGGGTGAGCACGCTGGTCGATGGGGCAGAATGGTTGAAATTAAACCACGACGAACTCCAGAAACTCACTGGCATATCTTGCGATTCACGCGAGAATGTTCGCCAAGCGGTCGAAAAATTCCGTAATGTTCATAAAGTCGCCAATTTCTGCATAACATCTGGCTCTAAAGGCGCTTATTTGGCCACAGCGGATGGTGATGGCATCGAAATTGCAGTAACCAAGCCAGATCCTCTCGTCGACACGGTCGGGGCAGGGGATGCTTTTGCGTCAGTTCTTCTAGCAGGACTGATTGAGGGACGCCCACTGCGACAGGTTGGCGAAGCGGCGTCCCGATTTGCCGGGAAAGTATGTCAGAATAACGGAGCGACTTGTCGCGACAAATCGTTCTACGAAAACGTGTTTTGA
- a CDS encoding HAD-IIB family hydrolase, producing MKIALISLHGLIRAKDPELGRDADTGGQVKYVLELAEELAKQPGVTEVELLTRQIIDDRVSPEYGLVEEPICENAKIVRIPFGPKRYIRKESLWPYIEFFVDQALAYYRRAGLPDLIHGHYADAGLAGAQLARLLHIPFVFTGHSLGRVKQQRLIDKGKSLEDLERRYKLAQRIEAEEVALETASMVVASTNQEVEQQYEIYENYVPGRMEVIPPGVNLNSFSAPQSQDEKYTIGPAIERFLRHPEKPPLIAMARPDERKNLEMLVKVYGESERLRELSNLVLVMGTREKLKDLASSQRRIVEHILGKIDDYDLYGSVAYPKMHAPSDVPDIYRWCKQRRGVFVNPALTEPFGLTLLEAAATGLPIVATNDGGPRDIVANCHNGILVDPLDPEAIEKALLRMLTEPSQWDDWSEKGAAGAKKYYSWGNHAKRYWRDINDIVDHSAKPVLAANSKVRRMPNFDRLIITDLDNTLTGDDDALRELLETIKEHEYIGFGISTGRRLDSAMELIEEMRLPRPDLICAAVGTELYYGESLTNDRSWRKQIGLHWTPDEIRKLFENVDGIFVQDDCQQSEFKISFDLDTSVAPSISKVKKMLREAGIRGRVVFSRGMYLDIIPNRGGPGVAVRHVLYKWGFSPEKVLVAGDSGNDEGMLKGRTLGVVVGNYSPELEKLRDWPRIYFAEGHHARGILEGINYYQFLDNITIPNDRHE from the coding sequence ATGAAGATCGCACTGATCAGCTTACATGGCTTAATCCGCGCGAAAGATCCCGAGTTAGGTCGGGACGCCGATACTGGTGGCCAAGTCAAATATGTTCTTGAATTGGCCGAAGAACTCGCAAAACAGCCAGGCGTGACCGAGGTTGAACTTCTCACCCGGCAAATTATTGATGATCGGGTGTCTCCCGAATATGGGCTCGTAGAAGAGCCGATTTGCGAGAATGCGAAAATCGTGCGCATTCCTTTCGGCCCCAAGCGTTATATCCGCAAGGAATCGCTCTGGCCGTATATCGAGTTTTTCGTCGATCAGGCGTTGGCCTATTATCGCCGGGCTGGCTTGCCTGATTTGATCCATGGTCACTATGCCGATGCCGGCCTTGCCGGCGCGCAACTGGCCCGCTTGCTGCATATACCGTTTGTCTTCACCGGCCACTCGCTGGGGCGCGTTAAACAGCAGCGGTTGATCGACAAGGGGAAATCGCTCGAAGACCTCGAACGTCGTTACAAGCTTGCGCAGCGAATTGAAGCGGAAGAGGTCGCCCTCGAAACGGCTTCGATGGTTGTGGCCAGTACGAATCAAGAAGTCGAACAGCAGTACGAGATTTACGAAAATTACGTGCCGGGTCGGATGGAAGTCATTCCGCCAGGCGTTAACCTGAATTCTTTTTCCGCTCCTCAATCTCAGGATGAGAAGTACACGATTGGTCCAGCAATCGAACGCTTCTTACGGCACCCGGAAAAGCCCCCATTGATTGCGATGGCGCGCCCTGACGAGCGAAAAAACCTGGAAATGCTCGTGAAGGTCTACGGCGAGAGCGAACGTCTCCGCGAGCTTTCCAACTTGGTGCTGGTGATGGGAACGCGCGAAAAGCTGAAGGACTTGGCTTCCTCGCAGCGGCGCATCGTCGAGCATATTCTCGGCAAGATCGACGACTACGACCTCTATGGTTCGGTCGCGTATCCCAAGATGCACGCGCCGAGCGATGTCCCTGATATTTACCGTTGGTGTAAACAGCGCCGCGGCGTGTTCGTGAACCCTGCATTGACCGAGCCATTTGGCCTCACGCTGTTGGAAGCAGCCGCAACCGGTTTACCGATCGTTGCTACGAACGATGGGGGTCCGCGTGATATCGTTGCCAATTGCCACAACGGTATCTTGGTCGATCCGCTGGACCCTGAGGCGATCGAGAAAGCGTTGCTCCGTATGCTGACTGAGCCCAGCCAATGGGACGATTGGTCGGAAAAAGGCGCCGCCGGTGCGAAGAAATATTATTCGTGGGGCAATCACGCCAAGCGATATTGGCGCGATATTAACGATATTGTCGACCACTCGGCCAAGCCGGTTTTGGCAGCGAATTCCAAGGTTCGCCGCATGCCAAATTTCGATCGGCTGATCATCACTGACCTGGATAACACGCTAACCGGCGACGATGACGCTTTACGCGAATTGCTGGAAACCATTAAAGAGCACGAGTACATCGGTTTTGGTATTTCCACCGGCAGACGACTTGATAGCGCGATGGAATTAATCGAGGAAATGCGTCTGCCGCGTCCCGATTTGATTTGCGCTGCGGTCGGTACCGAGTTGTACTATGGCGAAAGCCTGACGAACGATCGAAGCTGGCGAAAACAAATCGGCTTGCATTGGACACCGGACGAGATTCGTAAATTATTCGAGAACGTCGATGGTATCTTTGTGCAAGACGATTGTCAGCAGTCCGAATTCAAAATCAGCTTCGACCTAGATACATCGGTCGCTCCGAGTATCTCGAAGGTGAAGAAAATGCTCCGCGAGGCGGGAATTCGCGGGCGGGTTGTCTTTTCACGGGGAATGTATTTAGACATCATTCCGAATCGAGGCGGCCCAGGGGTGGCAGTTCGTCACGTGCTTTATAAATGGGGCTTTTCCCCTGAAAAAGTGCTTGTCGCGGGGGATAGCGGCAATGACGAAGGAATGCTGAAGGGACGTACGCTTGGAGTGGTTGTAGGGAATTATAGCCCTGAGCTCGAAAAGCTACGTGATTGGCCAAGAATCTATTTCGCGGAAGGGCATCATGCGCGAGGTATCCTGGAGGGAATCAATTACTACCAGTTCTTAGATAACATCACGATACCCAATGATCGTCACGAGTAG
- a CDS encoding DUF4105 domain-containing protein, with protein sequence MHRSQFLLVAGMLCLVSSTIGCKTIVASNNRTWAPDQAKLPISEINGDKITIHNVRNCRYATADDYVVQYYDKEIRLSDVQTVDFIVVPFKDTPSIAHTMLSFGMKDGDYLVSSVEIRKETHEEYSAWKGFFNQYELMYVIGDERDIINLSSNYYKSDVYLYHTIAQPEQAQELLLDIVKRANQLAARPEFYNTLTNNCTTNIVSHVNKISPRSIPYDMRILLPGYSDEYAYSLGLLDNRIPFEQLHRESKINELAERYRDDADFSQLIRR encoded by the coding sequence ATGCACCGAAGCCAATTCCTATTGGTGGCAGGCATGCTATGTCTGGTCAGCAGCACCATTGGCTGCAAGACAATTGTCGCCTCCAACAATCGGACCTGGGCTCCGGACCAGGCCAAACTCCCAATCAGCGAGATCAACGGCGACAAGATCACGATCCACAACGTTCGCAATTGTCGTTATGCCACGGCGGATGATTACGTCGTACAGTATTACGACAAAGAAATTCGTTTAAGCGACGTCCAAACGGTCGACTTCATCGTGGTTCCGTTTAAAGACACTCCTAGTATCGCCCACACGATGCTTAGCTTTGGGATGAAGGATGGTGATTATCTCGTTTCGTCAGTCGAGATTCGCAAAGAAACACACGAAGAATACTCGGCCTGGAAAGGCTTTTTCAACCAGTACGAGCTGATGTATGTGATTGGGGACGAGCGCGACATCATCAATCTTAGCTCGAACTATTACAAAAGCGACGTCTATCTCTATCACACGATTGCCCAGCCAGAACAAGCGCAGGAATTGCTGTTAGACATCGTGAAACGCGCCAATCAATTAGCTGCTCGGCCTGAGTTTTACAACACGCTTACCAACAACTGCACCACGAATATCGTTTCGCACGTCAACAAGATCTCGCCGCGAAGCATCCCCTACGACATGCGCATCCTTCTACCGGGCTACAGCGACGAATACGCTTACTCGCTCGGCCTGCTAGACAACCGCATTCCCTTTGAACAGCTACATCGCGAGTCAAAAATTAACGAACTCGCCGAGCGTTATCGGGACGATGCCGACTTCTCGCAGCTGATTCGTCGATAG
- a CDS encoding SDR family oxidoreductase, producing the protein MASRKIVVTGVTKGLGRAMVDGFIAAGHHVVGCGRSADKIDTLSEKYGTPHRFDVIDVTNDKDVERWGSEVLQSFGVPDLLINNAAIINESNPVWLVPTSEFSHIVDINIKGVFHVLKAFVPAMVERKSGVIVNFSSGWGRSTSPEVGPYCATKYAIEGLTKSLSQELPAGMAAIPLGPGMIHTEMLEKCFAEGAASAPTAEQWAQYAVPFILSLGEEETGQSISILK; encoded by the coding sequence ATGGCCTCGCGAAAAATAGTCGTTACCGGTGTAACCAAGGGCCTCGGCCGCGCGATGGTCGATGGGTTTATTGCCGCTGGCCACCACGTTGTTGGTTGTGGCCGCTCAGCCGATAAGATCGACACCCTCTCAGAAAAGTACGGCACTCCGCATCGCTTTGATGTGATTGATGTGACCAACGATAAAGATGTGGAACGCTGGGGAAGCGAAGTCCTTCAATCGTTCGGTGTCCCCGACCTGCTGATTAACAACGCGGCCATCATCAACGAGAGCAACCCGGTGTGGCTGGTCCCTACCAGCGAGTTCTCGCACATCGTTGATATTAATATCAAAGGGGTTTTCCATGTGCTAAAGGCGTTCGTGCCTGCCATGGTTGAACGAAAATCTGGCGTGATCGTCAACTTTAGTTCCGGCTGGGGACGTAGCACCTCTCCTGAAGTCGGCCCTTACTGTGCCACCAAATACGCGATCGAAGGTTTGACGAAGTCACTTTCGCAGGAACTTCCTGCTGGTATGGCAGCGATCCCCCTAGGGCCCGGCATGATTCATACCGAGATGCTGGAAAAGTGCTTCGCCGAGGGAGCTGCCAGCGCCCCAACTGCGGAACAATGGGCCCAGTATGCGGTTCCCTTTATCTTGTCGCTCGGGGAAGAAGAAACCGGCCAATCCATCAGCATCCTGAAGTAA
- a CDS encoding peptide chain release factor family protein yields MPQGIDHPAAWPAAELLKRCEIKRLRRGGPGGQHRNKVETAVVIHDTPTGKRAEANEKRSQEANRQAALFRLRVVLAVEAPATIELSSLPSELWRSRLRSGKLSINPTHDDFPSLLAEAIAALHATGWEVAAAAEQLQCSTSQMIKFLKNEPAAFSMLNQHRTKAGLKPLK; encoded by the coding sequence ATGCCCCAGGGAATCGATCACCCGGCTGCTTGGCCTGCGGCAGAGCTCCTGAAACGTTGCGAAATCAAACGTCTCCGCCGAGGAGGCCCAGGCGGGCAGCATCGCAACAAAGTCGAGACAGCCGTGGTCATTCACGACACGCCGACCGGCAAGCGTGCCGAGGCGAACGAAAAACGCTCGCAAGAGGCCAACCGTCAGGCCGCATTGTTTCGCCTGCGTGTGGTGCTGGCAGTGGAAGCACCAGCAACGATCGAACTGTCCAGCCTGCCGAGCGAACTGTGGCGATCGCGGCTGCGTAGTGGAAAGCTCTCGATTAATCCAACCCACGACGATTTTCCCTCGTTACTGGCGGAAGCGATCGCGGCGTTACATGCGACGGGGTGGGAAGTGGCCGCTGCTGCTGAGCAATTGCAATGCTCGACCAGTCAAATGATTAAATTTCTGAAAAACGAGCCTGCCGCGTTCTCGATGTTGAACCAACATCGCACGAAAGCAGGCCTAAAGCCCCTGAAGTGA
- a CDS encoding HAD-IIB family hydrolase, with the protein MNKVLATDLDGTFIPLENHPENERDLSLLGDHLAAQNVTLTFVTGRHLSSVQDAIQRHSLPQPDWVICDVGTSIYHRDGEEFHIANPYVQHLQSIVGEYSTKVVRQKFSAWDALRLQEQEKQGTFKLSFYCDATQVKSLVQMLRQALAEHAMPYNVIGSVDPFNGDGLIDLLPADVSKAHALQWWTKHTGLANEETVFAGDSGNDLAALTAGYRTIVVGNADRALAETVRTHFENCQQLDRLYLAEKTATSGVLAGCQHFGLV; encoded by the coding sequence GTGAACAAGGTTCTGGCCACCGACCTAGACGGCACATTTATTCCGTTAGAAAACCATCCCGAAAACGAACGAGACTTGTCTCTCTTGGGCGACCACCTAGCGGCCCAAAACGTGACGCTGACTTTTGTCACCGGGCGTCATCTTTCTTCCGTTCAAGACGCGATTCAACGGCATTCTCTCCCACAGCCAGATTGGGTAATCTGCGACGTCGGCACTTCGATTTATCATCGGGATGGCGAGGAATTTCATATCGCCAATCCCTATGTACAACATCTGCAATCCATTGTCGGAGAATATTCCACCAAGGTTGTGCGGCAAAAGTTTTCTGCTTGGGATGCGCTCCGTTTGCAAGAGCAAGAGAAGCAAGGGACCTTCAAGCTGAGCTTCTACTGCGATGCCACGCAAGTGAAATCGCTAGTTCAAATGCTGCGGCAAGCCTTGGCTGAACATGCGATGCCTTACAACGTGATTGGCAGTGTCGATCCGTTTAACGGGGATGGGCTTATCGATTTGCTGCCGGCGGATGTCTCGAAAGCGCATGCCCTGCAGTGGTGGACCAAGCACACCGGGCTGGCAAATGAGGAAACCGTTTTCGCGGGTGACTCCGGCAACGACCTGGCCGCCCTGACCGCCGGCTACCGGACCATTGTCGTGGGGAACGCCGATCGGGCGCTCGCCGAGACCGTACGAACTCATTTCGAAAACTGCCAACAACTAGACCGGCTCTACTTGGCCGAGAAAACAGCGACCAGCGGCGTCTTGGCCGGCTGCCAACACTTTGGCTTGGTTTAG